In Gemmata obscuriglobus, a single genomic region encodes these proteins:
- a CDS encoding FG-GAP repeat domain-containing protein produces MDLDGDGKGDIISGSWPGPITWFRRTGETFAGGETLKHKDGTPVNPANGSHAFAFDWDGDGLPDLVIGTAGGEVMLAPNVGTRDRPVFDRAKPLTAGGQKLTAPSGCAAPVVADWDGDGRPDLVVGAEDGSVVWFRNAGTRREPKLAAAQTLVPPSPSPRHDDKSRRPGEWGMRARPAVVDWDGDGKLDLLVGDVCGGYEGKPQATADEAAEHKGAADRLPALRKEWAAAYKEFAALSDAPEPTDAQKRAAHRVQVARLRTKVTRLKDEITQLQDVRDRYGAGYMRHGYVWLFKRVEPAK; encoded by the coding sequence GTGGACCTCGACGGCGACGGAAAGGGCGACATCATCTCCGGCTCCTGGCCGGGGCCGATCACTTGGTTCCGCCGCACCGGCGAAACGTTCGCGGGCGGCGAAACGCTCAAGCACAAGGACGGCACGCCGGTGAACCCGGCGAACGGGTCGCACGCCTTCGCGTTCGACTGGGACGGCGACGGCTTGCCGGACCTCGTCATCGGCACCGCCGGCGGCGAGGTGATGCTCGCGCCCAACGTCGGCACCCGCGACCGGCCCGTGTTCGACCGGGCGAAGCCGCTCACGGCCGGCGGCCAGAAGCTCACGGCTCCGAGCGGGTGCGCCGCCCCCGTGGTGGCCGACTGGGACGGCGACGGCCGGCCGGACCTCGTCGTCGGTGCCGAGGACGGGAGCGTGGTCTGGTTCCGCAACGCGGGGACCCGCCGGGAGCCGAAGCTCGCGGCGGCGCAAACGCTGGTGCCGCCCAGCCCGTCGCCCCGGCACGACGACAAATCCCGCCGGCCCGGCGAGTGGGGGATGCGCGCCCGCCCGGCGGTGGTGGACTGGGACGGCGACGGCAAGCTCGACCTGCTCGTCGGTGACGTGTGCGGCGGCTACGAGGGGAAGCCGCAGGCGACGGCGGACGAGGCCGCCGAGCACAAGGGCGCCGCGGACCGTCTCCCCGCCCTCCGAAAGGAGTGGGCGGCTGCGTACAAGGAGTTCGCGGCGCTGTCGGACGCCCCCGAGCCGACCGACGCACAAAAGCGGGCCGCTCACCGGGTTCAGGTGGCCCGGCTGCGGACCAAGGTGACACGGCTGAAAGACGAGATCACCCAACTGCAGGACGTGCGCGACCGTTACGGGGCGGGATACATGCGCCACGGGTACGTGTGGCTGTTCAAGCGGGTCGAGCCGGCAAAATGA
- a CDS encoding WD40 repeat domain-containing protein, which produces MNTARLGAMLALLTGPAAFTGAAPPPPQPVQVRSLAYAPDGTVLVAATGGGTGGAGGVVAWDAATRKQLWARSGPKGFGSVSFAPDGKSIAVTHGAATVLRLAALTGQEMGEVGPHPKPVRACVYVPGTGHLATGSDGTVRFWDLATGKVVKELKGGHPAEINSLTVSPNGKWLISGGPDGTRGWDVATGAELKNGFKQERGIAWYGPTFVGPDRVLFADNSATQYLLELPSGRELLRYEGFGGGIAYSPALGVAAFHWDGTNVHIMDLAFRAPTAAEQARIESLLKEFDDDSYPVRVAASKAMRQVSSVAEPALRKAMTDGPSAEVRMRARVTRKAILEEPLRTLKGHTARVRPMCFSPNGKVLATGAEDGTVRLWDPSTGKELARLTAPDPGVQQ; this is translated from the coding sequence ATGAACACGGCACGCCTCGGCGCGATGCTCGCGCTGCTCACCGGCCCCGCGGCCTTCACCGGCGCCGCGCCCCCGCCGCCGCAACCGGTCCAGGTGCGGTCGCTCGCCTACGCGCCGGACGGAACCGTTCTCGTCGCGGCGACGGGCGGCGGGACGGGGGGAGCGGGCGGCGTGGTGGCATGGGACGCGGCCACCCGGAAACAGCTCTGGGCGCGTAGCGGCCCCAAAGGGTTCGGGTCCGTCTCGTTCGCGCCGGACGGCAAGTCGATCGCGGTGACGCACGGCGCGGCGACCGTGCTGCGGCTCGCCGCGCTGACCGGTCAGGAGATGGGTGAGGTCGGCCCGCACCCGAAGCCCGTGCGGGCCTGCGTCTACGTACCAGGCACGGGGCACCTGGCCACGGGCAGCGACGGAACCGTCCGTTTTTGGGACCTGGCGACCGGCAAAGTGGTCAAGGAACTGAAGGGCGGCCACCCGGCCGAGATCAACAGCTTGACAGTCTCGCCCAACGGGAAGTGGCTCATTTCCGGAGGGCCGGACGGCACCCGGGGCTGGGACGTGGCCACCGGGGCGGAGCTCAAGAACGGGTTCAAGCAGGAACGCGGGATCGCCTGGTACGGGCCGACCTTTGTCGGCCCAGACCGGGTTCTGTTCGCAGACAACTCCGCCACCCAGTATCTGCTCGAGCTGCCCTCGGGCCGGGAGTTGCTGCGTTACGAGGGCTTCGGGGGCGGTATCGCCTACTCACCGGCTCTCGGCGTCGCGGCGTTCCACTGGGACGGCACGAACGTTCACATCATGGACCTCGCCTTCCGCGCCCCCACTGCGGCCGAACAGGCACGTATTGAGAGCCTGCTGAAGGAGTTCGACGACGACTCGTACCCGGTGCGGGTCGCCGCATCGAAAGCCATGCGACAGGTCAGCTCGGTGGCCGAACCGGCACTCCGCAAGGCGATGACCGACGGCCCCAGCGCCGAGGTGCGGATGCGCGCCCGCGTGACCCGTAAAGCCATCCTGGAGGAACCGCTCCGCACCCTCAAGGGGCACACGGCCCGTGTGCGGCCGATGTGCTTCTCCCCGAACGGCAAAGTGCTAGCCACCGGAGCCGAAGACGGGACCGTGCGGCTCTGGGACCCGAGTACCGGGAAGGAACTGGCCCGGCTGACGGCCCCCGATCCCGGCGTCCAACAGTGA
- a CDS encoding sigma-70 family RNA polymerase sigma factor: protein MKRTAALRLVRTAAHAPLAEASDAELLQRFCQNRDESAFREILRRYEALVRGASRRMTRDGHAVDDAVQNTFLTLARKAHAIRHAPALPSWLHRVARSVTARTAGAAPAGAEPIDPTPSPLDQLSAREVLSILDDELARLPATYRSAVLLCLVEGNTVEDTARRLGTTTGAVRGWLQRGREALRHRLSRRGVELSAALPLLALGTQPATAGPVHDALVRVALAAHRPASAVTRLLAGFSVASVVAFGVLIAGVAASAALMSPRAGDPPPVAPKAAEPEPKVEARTDGLVTRDGLPEGAVARIGSPRLRHAGEVTAMAFSRDGRLFATASPANRDKSVRVWDMTDGKEKYRIPIAVNLDESAERARAVSVAFSADDKRLLVLDADGFRSFDVGTGKPERTNVLRRRTEPNLFPPREETIGAGFSPDAKVYAVVRGSGEMVLGNTATGEVTRTIAKAMTIPENMGYAHVNVLFTPNGTGVCVPILNAAVPIFDTQTGESKHSLAKELVSQSNTIYSAAFAADGRTFVADTLARAEGERVAAPYAIAVGDVATGKVVRTIPLPEMPRVLSVSPNGKLVAVGTQSSGPSQIRVLDLASGKEVQSVPLTLTPALVTFSPDSRLLAGTCHYEGKVTVWDLGKNGLHPQSADDFDIWAHFDARGHVVLNPFGRTHMVDWRSGKVVQERSRGPEPSYQPGTAKSGDGKLRAEIEFPKGKPQQSRAILVKESATDRTAARLEGLTDFPRRMVFADGNRLLVTATQDDVLTVWDVGAKKSLWSEKYPARAFGYSGMGEPHSDAANRRMAIAWRGQNATVIDVWELRRPTRVSRVEVPNALLAAGIAFSPDGAYIAGGNDAVTLWRVSDGRKVQTLGGHAAKEARNDRPRISCAFSPDSGKLLTVDGTGTIRLWECVSGQLIRTFSGHHGPTSAHFSPDGRLIVGASYDAPVLIWDVYGLKDPPAFNAERIWSNLADASPAAAFRAVRELCAAPKEAVVLLKEKLPPESLDGKAIDALIKGLSSEQFADRERATTDLGKYGESIAPMLRQANGATTDAEGRQRLAALLGRTERLSPADLRVRRAMDALEHLDTPEAKAHLETLSRGTPGCLRTVLAQEALARITER, encoded by the coding sequence ATGAAACGGACCGCCGCCCTTCGCCTCGTCCGCACCGCGGCACACGCGCCGCTGGCCGAAGCCAGTGACGCCGAACTCCTCCAGCGCTTCTGCCAAAATCGGGACGAGTCCGCGTTCCGCGAGATTCTGCGGCGGTACGAGGCGCTCGTCCGCGGCGCGAGCCGGCGCATGACGCGAGACGGTCACGCGGTCGATGACGCGGTCCAGAACACGTTCCTGACCCTGGCCCGCAAAGCCCACGCGATCCGCCACGCGCCCGCCCTGCCCTCGTGGCTGCACCGCGTGGCCCGGTCCGTCACGGCCCGAACCGCCGGCGCGGCCCCCGCCGGCGCCGAGCCGATCGATCCGACCCCCTCGCCGCTGGATCAGCTCTCGGCCCGCGAGGTCCTGAGCATCCTGGATGACGAACTCGCCCGGTTGCCCGCGACCTATCGGTCGGCCGTTTTGCTGTGCCTCGTCGAGGGGAACACAGTCGAGGACACAGCCCGGCGCCTGGGGACGACCACCGGCGCGGTCCGCGGGTGGCTCCAGCGCGGCCGGGAGGCACTGCGGCACCGGCTGAGCCGGCGCGGCGTGGAGCTTTCGGCGGCGCTACCCCTACTGGCTCTCGGTACCCAGCCAGCAACCGCAGGCCCGGTGCACGACGCACTCGTCCGGGTGGCGCTGGCGGCGCACCGCCCCGCGTCTGCCGTCACGCGGTTGCTAGCGGGCTTTTCCGTTGCGTCGGTGGTGGCGTTCGGTGTCCTGATCGCTGGCGTCGCCGCGTCCGCCGCACTCATGTCCCCACGAGCCGGCGACCCACCGCCGGTGGCGCCGAAGGCGGCGGAACCGGAACCCAAAGTGGAAGCCAGAACCGACGGGTTGGTCACCCGGGACGGGTTGCCCGAAGGGGCGGTCGCGCGGATCGGCTCGCCGCGCCTGCGGCACGCAGGCGAGGTCACCGCAATGGCCTTCAGCCGCGATGGCCGGCTGTTCGCCACGGCCTCCCCCGCGAATCGGGACAAGTCGGTCCGTGTGTGGGACATGACCGACGGCAAGGAGAAGTACCGCATCCCGATCGCTGTGAACCTGGACGAAAGCGCAGAGCGTGCCCGGGCCGTATCTGTGGCGTTCTCGGCCGACGACAAGCGGCTACTGGTCCTGGACGCGGACGGGTTCCGGTCGTTCGACGTCGGCACCGGCAAGCCGGAACGGACGAACGTTCTGCGCAGGCGAACGGAGCCGAACCTATTTCCTCCACGCGAAGAGACCATCGGGGCCGGCTTTTCCCCGGACGCAAAGGTATACGCCGTTGTCCGGGGTAGCGGGGAAATGGTGCTGGGCAACACCGCCACGGGCGAAGTGACACGCACGATCGCGAAAGCGATGACCATCCCCGAGAACATGGGGTACGCCCATGTGAACGTTCTGTTCACCCCGAACGGGACCGGGGTTTGCGTTCCGATCCTGAATGCCGCGGTTCCGATCTTCGACACGCAAACCGGAGAATCCAAGCACTCGCTGGCAAAGGAACTCGTCTCCCAAAGCAACACAATCTACAGCGCCGCGTTCGCGGCAGACGGGCGCACGTTCGTTGCCGACACCCTCGCACGGGCGGAGGGGGAGCGAGTTGCCGCACCTTACGCGATCGCGGTCGGGGACGTTGCGACCGGTAAAGTGGTGCGAACCATCCCACTGCCAGAGATGCCCCGTGTGCTGAGCGTGAGTCCGAACGGCAAGCTCGTGGCGGTCGGCACGCAATCGAGCGGGCCGAGCCAGATACGGGTTCTGGACTTGGCGAGCGGCAAGGAAGTGCAGTCCGTTCCGCTCACCCTCACGCCCGCCCTGGTGACGTTCTCCCCCGACTCCCGGTTGCTCGCCGGCACGTGCCACTACGAAGGAAAAGTGACCGTGTGGGATCTCGGAAAGAACGGCCTCCACCCGCAATCAGCAGACGATTTTGACATATGGGCACACTTCGACGCCCGTGGTCACGTGGTGCTGAACCCGTTCGGCCGAACACATATGGTCGATTGGCGGAGCGGAAAGGTGGTGCAAGAACGGTCGCGGGGACCCGAACCGAGCTACCAACCCGGCACCGCCAAGTCCGGGGATGGTAAGCTGCGCGCCGAGATCGAGTTTCCAAAGGGCAAACCGCAACAGTCGCGGGCGATTTTGGTGAAGGAGTCGGCTACGGACCGGACGGCGGCGCGGCTGGAGGGTCTGACCGATTTCCCGCGGCGAATGGTGTTCGCAGACGGGAACCGCCTGCTCGTGACGGCCACCCAAGACGATGTGCTAACGGTTTGGGATGTCGGGGCCAAGAAGTCACTCTGGTCAGAGAAGTACCCCGCTCGAGCCTTCGGTTACAGCGGAATGGGCGAGCCCCATTCCGACGCCGCAAACCGCCGGATGGCGATCGCCTGGAGGGGCCAAAACGCAACTGTCATCGACGTGTGGGAACTGCGCCGTCCCACGCGCGTGTCGCGGGTGGAAGTTCCGAACGCGCTGCTGGCCGCAGGTATCGCCTTCTCCCCGGACGGAGCGTACATCGCGGGTGGGAACGATGCGGTCACGCTCTGGCGGGTGTCGGACGGCCGGAAGGTCCAGACCCTCGGCGGCCATGCGGCCAAGGAGGCGCGCAACGACCGCCCGAGGATATCCTGTGCGTTTTCGCCGGACAGTGGGAAACTGCTCACCGTCGATGGCACGGGAACGATCCGGTTGTGGGAGTGCGTGAGCGGGCAGTTGATCCGCACGTTCTCCGGGCACCACGGCCCGACCAGTGCTCACTTTTCACCGGACGGGCGACTGATCGTCGGAGCGAGCTACGATGCCCCCGTACTGATTTGGGATGTATACGGGCTAAAAGACCCACCCGCCTTCAACGCCGAGCGAATTTGGTCCAATCTGGCGGACGCCTCACCCGCAGCGGCCTTCCGGGCGGTGCGGGAACTGTGCGCCGCCCCCAAAGAAGCCGTCGTCCTGTTAAAGGAGAAATTGCCCCCGGAATCACTCGATGGGAAAGCGATCGACGCGCTGATTAAGGGCCTCTCTTCGGAGCAGTTCGCGGACCGGGAGCGAGCCACAACCGACCTCGGGAAGTACGGCGAATCGATCGCCCCGATGCTTCGCCAGGCGAACGGCGCCACCACGGACGCAGAAGGCCGTCAACGCCTCGCCGCGCTGCTGGGGCGAACGGAGCGACTCTCGCCAGCCGACCTGCGCGTTCGCCGGGCGATGGACGCCCTCGAACACCTCGACACACCGGAAGCGAAAGCACACTTGGAGACGCTGAGCCGGGGAACGCCCGGGTGTCTGCGGACCGTTTTGGCTCAAGAGGCACTGGCGCGGATTACCGAGCGGTGA
- a CDS encoding metallophosphoesterase, with the protein MLTTGDCPSVFAGATPGDSIGGLARRAARAVGRSWARLGYAYHVEPTWLAVNRVDLPIKDLPAALAGLRIAHLSDFHCGSHIPTGYLEGVIERAAQEAPDLIALTGDFIDRGPEHAAGAARLFRSLEAPLGVFAVLGNHDFSVHVPRGKRKHHGLDHVVANALGAEGVTVLRNRSVAVSHGGESLVVAGIDDLWSGESDVPAALGGACERSPRVLLAHNPESAAHLGSHRADLVLSGHTHGGQINWPGLGRLFLHRSARRWAAGLYPVPHGHLYVNTGVGFGWRFRFGVRPELAILTLRSA; encoded by the coding sequence ATGCTGACGACAGGCGATTGCCCGTCCGTTTTTGCCGGGGCGACTCCCGGAGACTCGATCGGCGGGTTGGCCCGCCGTGCCGCACGGGCGGTCGGGCGTAGCTGGGCACGGCTCGGGTACGCGTACCATGTCGAACCGACCTGGCTGGCGGTCAACCGGGTCGACCTACCGATCAAGGACCTTCCTGCTGCCCTGGCTGGCCTTCGGATTGCACACCTCAGCGACTTTCACTGCGGCAGCCACATCCCAACCGGCTACCTGGAAGGCGTCATCGAACGTGCCGCTCAGGAAGCCCCGGATCTGATCGCGCTGACCGGCGATTTCATCGACCGTGGTCCCGAGCACGCCGCTGGCGCGGCCCGATTGTTCCGCTCTCTCGAAGCACCACTCGGCGTTTTTGCGGTACTCGGCAACCACGACTTCTCCGTTCACGTCCCACGGGGCAAGCGGAAGCACCACGGCCTCGACCACGTCGTCGCCAACGCGCTCGGGGCGGAAGGGGTGACGGTGCTTCGGAACCGGTCCGTCGCGGTCAGTCACGGGGGCGAAAGCCTTGTCGTGGCCGGCATCGACGATCTGTGGAGCGGCGAATCGGACGTGCCGGCCGCACTCGGCGGTGCTTGCGAACGGTCCCCGCGGGTGTTGCTCGCACACAACCCCGAGTCGGCGGCGCACCTCGGTTCGCACCGTGCCGACCTGGTTCTGAGTGGCCACACGCATGGCGGGCAGATTAACTGGCCGGGGCTCGGGCGGCTGTTCTTGCACCGGAGCGCGCGCCGCTGGGCGGCCGGGCTGTACCCGGTCCCACACGGGCACCTGTACGTTAACACCGGTGTCGGCTTCGGTTGGCGGTTTCGGTTCGGAGTACGCCCGGAACTGGCGATTTTAACACTTCGGTCGGCGTAG
- a CDS encoding membrane protein produces MAQPGVDDEQVTQPDWALLTNGRLPDWGPLYVETPANVYGPDAPPVAEPWNTVTASFFIWIAAAWLWRVRGRYREFPFLVCCMPILLAGGIGGTLFHGTRASPLFFLLDVVPISLLGLAGSAYMAYRFVGRRRAWVLVLILIFYAVCNRLFFAVIGPMNRQLSINLSYASLAVVVLVPVGLVLWRTRFRHGGWVVAGLTSFALAWFFRLYDQQSAGTFPMGSHWLWHTFGAVTTAAMVQFFYKVEGEAPASGGATQS; encoded by the coding sequence ATGGCCCAGCCCGGCGTAGACGACGAACAGGTCACCCAGCCCGACTGGGCGCTGCTCACGAACGGCCGGCTGCCCGACTGGGGGCCGTTGTACGTCGAGACCCCCGCGAACGTGTACGGGCCGGACGCGCCGCCCGTCGCGGAGCCGTGGAACACGGTCACCGCGAGCTTCTTTATCTGGATCGCGGCGGCGTGGCTGTGGCGGGTCCGCGGGAGGTATCGGGAGTTCCCGTTCCTGGTGTGCTGCATGCCGATTTTGCTGGCGGGCGGCATCGGGGGAACGCTCTTTCACGGAACGCGGGCGTCCCCCTTGTTCTTCCTGCTGGACGTGGTGCCGATCTCGCTCCTGGGGCTGGCCGGCTCCGCGTACATGGCCTACCGGTTCGTCGGGCGGCGGCGCGCCTGGGTGCTGGTGCTGATCCTGATCTTTTACGCCGTGTGCAACCGGCTCTTCTTCGCGGTGATCGGGCCGATGAACCGGCAGTTGAGCATCAACCTGTCGTACGCGTCGCTGGCGGTGGTGGTGCTGGTCCCGGTAGGGTTAGTTCTGTGGCGCACCCGGTTCCGGCACGGCGGGTGGGTGGTCGCGGGGCTGACGAGCTTCGCGCTCGCGTGGTTCTTCCGGCTGTACGACCAGCAGAGCGCGGGCACGTTTCCGATGGGCAGCCACTGGCTGTGGCACACGTTCGGCGCCGTCACGACCGCGGCGATGGTGCAGTTCTTTTACAAGGTGGAGGGCGAAGCACCGGCCAGCGGCGGGGCGACCCAATCCTGA
- a CDS encoding DUF1559 domain-containing protein, which produces MPQPFFRSRRGFTLIELLVVIAIIAILIGLLLPAVQKVRAAAARIQSANNLKQISLALHSYQDTVNHLPDVDGNIGGTSGRTITSVHTFLLPYIEQGSVLTLAEQNGLWGPAPNSASSKKIKTYLSPRDPSNPGDFLNENGNDWAHCNYGYNEAVFTDPYVAWNPRLTLQRISDGTSNTVAFGEQYALCNGNHRVWGYPAIVNQSWTPNFIPPDISGGAPVNWTPPAAPPQAVPTVANCNPSNVQAMDAGGCLVGMFDGSVRTVSTSISGTTWFAVIWPKDGLVVGNDW; this is translated from the coding sequence ATGCCTCAGCCGTTTTTCCGTTCCCGGCGTGGGTTCACGCTGATCGAGCTGCTGGTGGTGATCGCCATCATCGCGATCCTCATCGGCCTCCTCCTCCCGGCCGTCCAGAAGGTGCGTGCCGCCGCCGCCCGAATCCAGAGCGCGAACAACCTCAAGCAGATCTCGCTGGCGCTGCACAGCTACCAGGACACCGTGAACCACCTGCCCGACGTGGACGGCAACATCGGCGGGACCAGCGGGCGCACCATCACCTCCGTCCACACCTTCCTTCTGCCGTACATCGAGCAGGGCTCGGTGCTGACGCTGGCCGAGCAGAACGGCCTGTGGGGACCGGCCCCGAACTCCGCGTCGAGCAAGAAGATCAAAACGTACTTGTCGCCCCGCGACCCCTCCAACCCCGGGGACTTCCTCAACGAAAACGGGAACGACTGGGCGCACTGCAACTACGGTTACAACGAGGCCGTGTTCACCGACCCGTACGTCGCCTGGAACCCGCGGCTGACGCTGCAACGGATTTCCGACGGCACCTCCAACACGGTGGCGTTCGGCGAGCAGTACGCGCTGTGCAACGGCAACCACCGGGTGTGGGGGTACCCCGCGATCGTCAACCAGTCCTGGACCCCGAACTTCATTCCGCCCGACATCAGCGGCGGGGCGCCGGTCAACTGGACCCCGCCCGCCGCCCCGCCCCAGGCCGTGCCCACGGTCGCCAACTGCAACCCGTCGAACGTCCAGGCGATGGACGCCGGGGGCTGCCTGGTCGGCATGTTCGACGGGAGCGTGCGCACCGTCTCAACGTCCATCAGCGGCACCACGTGGTTCGCGGTCATCTGGCCGAAGGACGGGTTGGTGGTTGGAAACGACTGGTAA
- a CDS encoding sigma-70 family RNA polymerase sigma factor: MLDPRTGTALYRAASRAGPGAAATDRALLERFARDHDPGAFTELLARHGPTVWAVCRRATRTEADAEDAFQATFLVLARRAARVRKAASVGSWLYGVASRIGRKARARADRAPDPARLMSPSPAPPPDAGLSWSEVRTALDEELAQLPDDLRAVVLLCYFQGLTQDETAAQLGWTARTVKARVARARGLLRARLTRRGIELAAALAVPLLTADAGATVPPHLRTALASFATDMTRGARTGLRLSPSVVALARTEVSAVKMIRLVALCATAAGLMAAGMLSGRPPVSPTGNATAAAPVSAPPAPEPPQKIPAAGVRIGTTEFRQVGWHSRVFFANGGKTLLTAGEGAIVRFWDIEQGKTTHEIQLKGLYNDAAATPSGDLLAVAGIHWPKGKDQDSEPVLWLIDTPRRTVRHTVALPPRLGGNSQKVALSADGRRAVVEQEGDVQVIDTKSGEELMRHKGRINAGTLAVSRDGKRIAFGRHDLYLWEWESGEEPRKLASRSVTGVETAAFAPNGKSLYAVADGGKVAWLDVATGRRTGTLDLDGTPWKWSFSPDGRTIAVTYVSHLRSKSSGAVVLWDPLSAKEIGRFPVGQTEAKHVSWSADGTRLAAVTNYRLWVWDVKTGKPIGPSSIGHEGQVSGFAFGPDGRLFTAGDDHTVRSWSPDTGAQGLELIHDSWVRGVAVSPDGALVAGSALRNDLRIWDAKTGAERFRLLGNGESGGQRRARFTPDGRRLAAWGDDMYLRVWDTRNGKLLSEHRTVPAGITEAQLDDPWQHKYLLLGFAAADISADGSTFAFCNSKAVQVFDATTGKQRGAFEPDPNGVTALALSPDGQVLATAGRGTVTETRSPDGRTRSTAADDHRTVLRDVATQKVLWGATSPGSWSGGLTFSPDGKLLAEVTGEEKGYAVRVWEVGSGKELGRIALPGRGNQVTFDRTGRRLAVANWDTTATVYDLDTALKPVEPK, from the coding sequence ATGCTGGACCCGCGGACCGGAACCGCGCTGTACCGCGCCGCATCCCGAGCCGGCCCCGGCGCGGCGGCCACCGACCGGGCGCTCCTGGAGCGGTTCGCCCGGGACCACGACCCGGGCGCGTTCACCGAGTTGCTCGCGCGACACGGGCCGACCGTTTGGGCCGTGTGCCGGCGCGCCACCCGCACCGAAGCCGATGCCGAGGACGCGTTCCAGGCCACGTTCCTGGTGCTGGCGCGCCGGGCCGCCCGGGTGCGGAAAGCCGCGTCCGTCGGGAGCTGGCTGTACGGAGTCGCCTCCCGGATCGGGCGGAAAGCACGGGCGCGGGCCGATCGCGCCCCCGATCCCGCGCGGCTTATGTCGCCCTCCCCTGCCCCTCCGCCGGACGCCGGGTTGAGCTGGAGCGAAGTCCGGACCGCCCTCGACGAGGAACTCGCGCAGCTCCCCGACGACCTCCGCGCGGTCGTGCTGCTGTGCTACTTCCAGGGGCTCACGCAGGACGAAACCGCGGCCCAACTCGGCTGGACCGCCCGCACCGTCAAGGCGCGTGTCGCCCGCGCACGCGGACTGCTTCGCGCCCGGCTCACCCGCCGCGGCATCGAACTGGCAGCCGCCCTCGCGGTCCCGCTCCTCACCGCGGACGCGGGGGCCACCGTTCCACCGCACCTTCGCACCGCGCTGGCCTCATTCGCCACCGACATGACGCGAGGCGCCCGCACGGGGCTGCGATTGTCGCCGTCGGTCGTCGCCCTCGCCCGAACGGAGGTCTCTGCCGTGAAGATGATCCGTCTTGTCGCACTCTGCGCCACCGCCGCCGGGTTGATGGCCGCCGGCATGTTGTCCGGCCGCCCACCCGTATCCCCCACCGGGAACGCCACCGCCGCTGCGCCCGTGTCCGCCCCACCGGCCCCTGAACCGCCTCAGAAGATCCCGGCGGCGGGCGTGCGGATCGGCACCACCGAGTTCCGGCAAGTGGGATGGCACTCCCGGGTGTTCTTCGCCAACGGCGGGAAAACGCTGCTCACCGCGGGCGAAGGCGCGATCGTCCGGTTCTGGGACATCGAGCAAGGGAAAACGACCCACGAGATTCAACTAAAGGGTCTCTACAACGACGCCGCGGCCACTCCCAGCGGCGACCTGCTGGCCGTTGCCGGCATCCACTGGCCGAAGGGGAAGGATCAAGACAGCGAGCCCGTGTTGTGGTTGATCGACACGCCGCGTCGCACCGTCCGACACACCGTCGCGTTGCCCCCGCGGCTGGGAGGCAACAGCCAGAAAGTCGCCCTCAGCGCCGATGGACGGCGCGCGGTTGTCGAGCAAGAGGGCGACGTTCAGGTGATCGACACCAAGTCCGGTGAGGAACTGATGCGGCACAAGGGCCGCATCAACGCCGGCACCCTCGCCGTGTCACGCGACGGCAAGCGGATCGCGTTCGGCCGGCACGACCTGTACTTATGGGAGTGGGAGTCCGGTGAGGAGCCCCGCAAGCTCGCGAGCCGAAGTGTAACCGGGGTCGAGACCGCGGCGTTCGCACCCAACGGCAAGTCGCTCTACGCTGTGGCGGACGGCGGCAAAGTGGCGTGGCTCGACGTAGCCACCGGACGGCGCACCGGAACGCTCGATCTCGACGGGACGCCGTGGAAATGGTCCTTTAGTCCGGACGGCCGAACGATCGCCGTCACGTATGTGAGTCATTTACGATCCAAGAGCAGCGGCGCAGTGGTTCTGTGGGACCCGCTTAGCGCCAAAGAGATCGGCCGGTTCCCGGTCGGCCAGACCGAGGCGAAACATGTGAGCTGGTCGGCCGACGGAACCCGTCTGGCGGCGGTGACCAACTACCGGCTGTGGGTATGGGACGTGAAGACGGGGAAGCCGATCGGACCGTCCTCGATCGGCCACGAGGGCCAAGTCTCCGGGTTCGCGTTCGGACCGGACGGTCGGCTCTTCACCGCTGGCGACGACCACACCGTCCGATCGTGGTCCCCGGACACCGGGGCTCAAGGTCTGGAGCTGATCCACGACAGTTGGGTGCGGGGCGTCGCCGTTTCGCCCGACGGCGCGCTCGTGGCGGGCTCAGCGCTCCGCAACGATCTGAGGATCTGGGACGCGAAGACCGGCGCCGAGCGGTTCCGGCTGCTCGGCAACGGTGAATCGGGCGGACAGCGCCGGGCGCGGTTCACTCCGGACGGCCGCCGCCTCGCCGCCTGGGGCGATGACATGTACCTGCGGGTGTGGGACACGCGCAACGGCAAGCTCCTCTCCGAGCACCGAACCGTACCCGCGGGGATAACCGAAGCCCAGCTCGATGACCCGTGGCAGCACAAATACCTGCTGCTGGGCTTCGCGGCCGCGGACATCAGCGCCGACGGCTCGACCTTCGCGTTCTGCAACTCCAAGGCCGTTCAGGTCTTCGACGCAACCACCGGCAAACAGCGAGGCGCGTTCGAGCCCGACCCCAACGGGGTCACCGCGCTCGCGCTGTCGCCGGACGGTCAGGTGCTCGCGACCGCCGGGCGCGGCACGGTGACCGAGACGCGGTCACCCGACGGGCGCACACGTTCGACCGCGGCCGACGATCACCGAACGGTGCTCCGGGACGTCGCCACCCAAAAGGTCTTGTGGGGGGCGACCTCGCCCGGATCGTGGAGCGGCGGGCTCACGTTTTCTCCCGACGGCAAGCTTCTCGCCGAGGTGACGGGGGAGGAAAAGGGCTATGCCGTCCGTGTGTGGGAGGTGGGGTCCGGAAAGGAACTCGGCCGGATCGCGCTCCCGGGGCGCGGCAATCAGGTCACGTTCGACCGCACCGGGCGGCGGTTGGCCGTCGCCAACTGGGACACCACGGCGACCGTGTACGACCTGGACACCGCGCTCAAGCCCGTTGAACCCAAGTGA